The proteins below come from a single Geobacillus thermoleovorans genomic window:
- the topA gene encoding type I DNA topoisomerase: MSDYLVIVESPTKAKTIERYLGKKYTVKASMGHVRDLPKSQMGVDIDHGYEPKYITIRGKGQVIKELKTAAKKAKKVFLAADPDREGEAIAWHLAHMLDLDIHSDCRVVFHEITKDAIQQSFQQPRAINMNLVDAQQARRVLDRLVGYNISPLLWKKVKKGLSAGRVQSVALRLIIDREREIREFQPEEYWTIQATFQKEGETFAASFYSIDGQKRDLKTEADVKAVLDRLNGTAFAVKTVTKRERKRSPVPPFTTSSLQQEAARKLNFRTKKTMMIAQQLYEGIDLGSEGTVGLITYMRTDSTRVAETAQQEAAAYIEATFGAMYVNQEKRKEKKSTNAQDAHEAIRPTSAFRDPDKVKPYLTRDQFRLYKLIWERFIASQMAAAVLDTMSVELENNGVVFRASGSKVKFPGFMKVYIEGTDDQTEEQDRILPDLEEEETVESETIESKQHFTQPPPRYTEARLVKTLEELGIGRPSTYAPTLDTIQKRNYVVLENKRFVPTELGEIVVELMLEFFPEIIDVEFTAKMEKELDEIEEGKVEWIKVVDEFYREFEKRLKVAEKEMRAVEIKDEPAGIDCEVCGSPMVYKMGRFGKFIACSNFPECRHTKPIVKEIGVKCPKCREGNIVERSTKRKRVFYGCDRFPDCDFVSWDKPLARPCPKCAGLLVEKVLKKGVQVQCTACDYEERLEA; encoded by the coding sequence ATGTCAGACTACTTAGTTATCGTCGAATCGCCAACGAAAGCGAAGACGATCGAACGATACTTGGGAAAAAAATATACAGTCAAAGCGTCGATGGGCCACGTCCGCGATTTGCCAAAAAGCCAAATGGGCGTTGATATAGACCACGGCTACGAGCCGAAATACATTACGATCCGCGGCAAAGGCCAGGTGATCAAAGAGTTGAAAACGGCGGCGAAAAAAGCGAAAAAAGTGTTTCTTGCCGCCGACCCCGATCGCGAAGGAGAGGCGATCGCCTGGCATTTGGCCCACATGCTCGATCTGGACATTCACTCTGATTGCCGCGTTGTCTTTCATGAGATCACGAAGGATGCTATTCAGCAATCGTTTCAGCAGCCGCGCGCGATCAATATGAATCTTGTTGACGCCCAGCAGGCGCGGCGCGTGCTCGACCGCCTCGTCGGCTATAACATCAGCCCGCTCTTATGGAAAAAGGTGAAAAAAGGATTAAGCGCCGGCCGCGTCCAATCGGTGGCGCTGCGCCTCATCATCGATCGGGAACGAGAAATTCGCGAGTTTCAGCCGGAAGAATATTGGACGATTCAAGCGACGTTTCAAAAAGAAGGAGAGACGTTTGCCGCCTCGTTTTACAGTATTGACGGACAAAAGCGCGATTTAAAGACGGAGGCGGATGTGAAAGCCGTGCTGGACCGCTTAAACGGAACGGCATTTGCGGTGAAAACGGTGACAAAACGAGAGCGCAAGCGCAGCCCCGTGCCGCCGTTTACGACGTCGTCGCTTCAGCAGGAAGCGGCGCGCAAACTGAATTTCCGGACGAAAAAGACGATGATGATCGCCCAGCAGCTGTACGAAGGAATCGATCTTGGCAGCGAAGGGACGGTCGGTTTGATCACGTATATGCGCACCGATTCAACGCGCGTCGCCGAGACGGCGCAGCAAGAGGCGGCGGCATATATCGAGGCGACGTTCGGCGCTATGTATGTCAACCAGGAAAAGCGGAAAGAGAAGAAAAGCACGAACGCCCAAGACGCCCACGAAGCGATTCGCCCGACATCGGCATTTCGCGATCCGGACAAAGTGAAACCGTATTTGACGCGCGACCAGTTTCGGTTGTATAAACTCATTTGGGAACGGTTCATCGCCAGTCAAATGGCGGCCGCCGTGCTTGACACCATGAGCGTCGAGTTGGAAAACAACGGTGTCGTGTTCCGCGCCAGCGGCTCGAAGGTGAAATTTCCAGGGTTTATGAAAGTGTATATTGAAGGAACGGACGATCAAACGGAAGAGCAGGACCGTATCCTCCCGGATTTGGAAGAAGAGGAAACGGTTGAGAGCGAAACGATCGAATCGAAGCAGCACTTTACTCAGCCGCCGCCGCGCTACACGGAAGCCCGCCTCGTCAAAACGTTGGAGGAACTCGGCATCGGCCGCCCGTCGACGTATGCCCCGACGCTTGATACGATCCAAAAACGCAACTATGTCGTCCTTGAGAACAAGCGGTTTGTCCCGACCGAGCTCGGCGAAATCGTTGTAGAGCTGATGCTCGAATTTTTCCCGGAAATTATCGATGTCGAGTTTACGGCGAAAATGGAAAAAGAATTGGACGAAATTGAAGAAGGGAAAGTGGAATGGATCAAAGTCGTCGACGAGTTTTACCGCGAATTTGAAAAACGGTTGAAAGTGGCGGAAAAAGAAATGCGCGCAGTTGAGATTAAGGATGAGCCGGCCGGCATTGACTGCGAGGTGTGCGGCAGTCCGATGGTGTACAAAATGGGCCGTTTCGGCAAGTTTATCGCCTGCTCGAATTTTCCGGAATGCCGCCATACGAAGCCGATTGTCAAAGAAATCGGCGTCAAGTGCCCGAAATGCCGCGAGGGCAACATCGTCGAGCGCAGCACGAAAAGAAAGCGGGTGTTTTACGGCTGCGACCGTTTCCCGGATTGCGACTTCGTCTCGTGGGATAAACCGCTCGCCCGCCCGTGTCCGAAATGCGCGGGGCTGCTTGTGGAGAAAGTGCTGAAAAAAGGTGTGCAAGTGCAATGCACGGCGTGCGACTATGAAGAGCGGCTAGAAGCTTGA
- the xerC gene encoding tyrosine recombinase XerC: MENSKLALQLFMEYLQIEKNYSQYTIVCYRRDIEQFFRFMDEEGIGALNEVSYSDVRLYLTKLYEQQLASRSVARKISSLRSFYKFLLREGRAAENPFALATLPKKEQKIPNFLYPKELEALFLVNDENTALGQRNAALLELLYATGARVSECCHIQLSDVDFVAETVLIHGKGNKQRYVPFGRPAREALERYIHRGRRELTRKLPADHRYLFVNARGNPLTPRGVRHILDRIVEAAALTQNISPHVLRHTFATHLLNEGADLRSVQELLGHAHLSSTQVYTHVTKDRLRHIYLQAHPRA; the protein is encoded by the coding sequence ATGGAGAATTCGAAACTTGCGTTACAATTATTCATGGAATATTTACAAATCGAGAAAAATTATTCACAATATACTATTGTGTGTTACCGGCGTGACATTGAGCAGTTTTTCCGGTTTATGGATGAGGAAGGAATCGGCGCGCTCAATGAAGTGTCCTACAGCGACGTTCGTTTATATTTGACGAAACTATACGAGCAACAGTTGGCCAGCCGTTCGGTCGCCCGCAAAATTTCGAGTCTGCGCAGCTTTTACAAGTTTTTGTTGCGCGAAGGGCGGGCGGCCGAAAACCCGTTTGCGCTCGCGACACTGCCGAAAAAAGAGCAAAAAATTCCTAATTTTTTATACCCAAAAGAATTAGAAGCATTGTTTCTTGTCAATGATGAAAATACGGCCCTAGGCCAGCGCAATGCGGCGCTGCTTGAGTTGTTGTACGCGACTGGCGCTCGGGTTAGTGAATGTTGTCACATACAGCTGTCTGATGTCGATTTTGTTGCGGAAACCGTGCTCATTCACGGCAAAGGAAACAAGCAGCGCTACGTTCCGTTCGGCCGTCCGGCCCGCGAAGCGCTTGAACGGTATATCCATAGGGGCCGACGCGAACTGACAAGAAAGCTGCCGGCGGACCACCGCTATTTATTTGTCAACGCCCGAGGCAATCCGCTCACGCCTCGGGGAGTGCGCCATATTTTGGATCGGATTGTCGAAGCCGCTGCGCTGACGCAAAACATCAGCCCGCACGTGCTTCGGCATACGTTTGCGACTCATTTGCTCAACGAAGGGGCCGATCTCCGTTCAGTGCAGGAACTGCTCGGTCATGCGCATTTGTCATCGACGCAAGTGTATACACATGTAACGAAAGACCGGCTGCGGCATATTTATTTGCAGGCGCATCCGCGGGCGTAA
- the flgB gene encoding flagellar basal body rod protein FlgB: protein MALFSATIGWLEQGLRYAALRQQAIADNIANADTPGYKAKDVRFQAELERAFRLEAKRTNPKHFSFPNEQNGKIIVTTDTTVSYNHNGNSVDIDQEMSKLAENQIYYNALIERLNGKFTTLKTVIKGGK from the coding sequence TTGGCGCTCTTTTCAGCGACGATCGGTTGGCTTGAACAAGGGCTTCGCTACGCTGCGCTTCGCCAACAGGCGATCGCCGACAACATCGCCAACGCCGATACGCCGGGCTATAAGGCGAAAGATGTGCGCTTTCAGGCTGAATTGGAACGGGCGTTTCGGCTTGAGGCCAAACGGACGAATCCGAAGCATTTTTCGTTTCCAAACGAACAAAATGGAAAAATCATCGTGACGACGGACACAACGGTGAGTTACAATCATAATGGAAACAGTGTCGATATCGATCAGGAAATGTCAAAACTAGCAGAAAACCAAATTTATTACAATGCCTTAATCGAGCGGCTCAACGGCAAATTTACAACGTTGAAAACAGTGATTAAAGGAGGGAAATAA
- the hslU gene encoding HslU--HslV peptidase ATPase subunit — protein sequence MAETLTPRQIVEKLDQFIVGQKEAKKAVAIALRNRYRRSLLDEKLRDEVMPKNILMIGPTGVGKTEIARRLAKLVGAPFIKVEATKFTEVGYVGRDVESMVRDLVETSVRLVKERKMNEVKDRAEQQANKRLVELLVPGKPKQTIKNPLELLFGGQGAQADNSYSHEDEQVEQKRRQVAWQLANGQLENEMVTIEIEEQTPLWFDFLQGAGIEQMGMNMQDALSSLMPKRRKKRRLKVSEARKVLINEEAQKLIDMDEVTQEAVRLAEQSGIIFIDEIDKIARSGAVSGSADVSREGVQRDILPIVEGSTVMTKYGPVKTDHILFIAAGAFHMAKPSDLIPELQGRFPIRVELAKLSVDDFVRILVEPNNALIKQYQALLATEGISLEFSDDAIRKIAEVAFEVNQTTDNIGARRLHTILEKLLEDLLFEAPDIGIDKVVITPQYVEQKLGSIVKNKDLSEFIL from the coding sequence ATGGCGGAAACGTTGACTCCACGGCAGATTGTCGAAAAGCTCGATCAGTTCATCGTCGGGCAAAAAGAGGCAAAAAAGGCGGTGGCGATCGCGCTTCGCAACCGGTACCGCCGCAGTTTGCTCGATGAAAAATTGCGCGATGAAGTGATGCCGAAAAACATTTTAATGATCGGCCCGACCGGGGTCGGGAAGACCGAGATCGCCCGCCGGCTCGCCAAACTCGTCGGCGCCCCGTTCATCAAAGTCGAAGCGACGAAATTCACCGAAGTCGGTTATGTCGGGCGCGACGTCGAATCGATGGTGCGCGATTTGGTGGAAACGTCAGTTAGGCTCGTGAAAGAACGAAAAATGAACGAAGTGAAAGACAGGGCTGAACAGCAGGCGAACAAGCGGCTTGTTGAACTGCTTGTTCCGGGCAAGCCAAAGCAGACAATCAAAAATCCGCTTGAGCTGCTGTTTGGCGGCCAAGGAGCCCAAGCGGACAACAGCTACAGCCATGAGGATGAACAGGTGGAACAAAAGCGGCGCCAAGTTGCTTGGCAGTTGGCAAACGGGCAGTTGGAGAACGAGATGGTGACGATTGAAATCGAGGAACAGACGCCGTTATGGTTTGACTTTTTGCAAGGGGCAGGCATTGAGCAGATGGGGATGAACATGCAGGACGCCTTGAGCAGCCTCATGCCGAAGCGGCGCAAAAAGCGGCGTCTCAAAGTGAGTGAAGCGCGCAAAGTGCTCATCAACGAGGAAGCGCAAAAGCTGATCGACATGGATGAAGTGACGCAAGAGGCCGTCCGCCTGGCTGAACAGTCCGGCATCATTTTTATCGATGAAATCGACAAAATCGCCCGCAGCGGAGCGGTGTCCGGCTCGGCCGACGTCTCGCGCGAAGGGGTGCAGCGCGACATTTTGCCAATTGTCGAAGGGTCGACCGTCATGACGAAGTACGGACCGGTGAAAACAGACCATATTTTATTCATCGCCGCCGGCGCGTTCCATATGGCGAAACCGTCGGATTTGATCCCTGAGCTGCAAGGCCGTTTCCCGATCCGCGTCGAACTTGCGAAACTTTCGGTCGACGATTTCGTAAGAATATTAGTCGAGCCGAATAACGCGCTCATTAAACAATATCAAGCTCTTTTGGCAACAGAAGGTATAAGTCTTGAATTTTCTGACGATGCTATTCGTAAGATTGCCGAGGTGGCGTTTGAAGTAAACCAGACGACCGACAACATCGGTGCGCGCCGGTTGCACACGATTTTGGAAAAACTGCTGGAAGACTTGCTGTTTGAGGCGCCGGACATCGGAATCGACAAGGTCGTCATCACACCGCAATATGTCGAGCAAAAACTCGGCAGCATCGTCAAAAACAAAGATTTAAGCGAGTTTATTTTATGA
- the hslV gene encoding ATP-dependent protease subunit HslV codes for MGAFHATTIFAIRHNGASAMAGDGQVTFGNAVVMKHTAKKVRRLFQGNVLAGFAGSVADAFTLFEMFEGKLEQWNGNLPRAAVELAKEWRSDKVLRRLEAMLIVMDKQHLLLVSGTGEVIEPDDGMLAIGSGGQYALAAGRALKKYAGGSMTAKEIAKAALEIAADICIYTNGHIIVEEL; via the coding sequence ATGGGAGCCTTTCATGCGACGACAATTTTTGCCATCCGCCATAACGGCGCATCCGCCATGGCTGGAGACGGCCAAGTGACGTTCGGCAATGCGGTCGTCATGAAGCATACAGCGAAAAAAGTGCGGCGGCTGTTCCAAGGAAACGTGCTCGCCGGTTTTGCCGGCTCCGTCGCTGACGCGTTTACGCTGTTTGAAATGTTTGAAGGCAAGCTCGAACAATGGAATGGCAACTTGCCGCGCGCGGCGGTTGAGCTGGCGAAAGAGTGGCGGAGCGATAAAGTGTTGCGCCGCCTCGAGGCGATGCTCATTGTTATGGACAAACAGCATTTGTTGCTTGTCTCCGGCACGGGCGAAGTGATTGAGCCGGATGATGGCATGCTTGCCATCGGCTCGGGCGGTCAGTATGCGTTGGCTGCTGGGCGTGCGTTGAAGAAGTACGCCGGCGGCTCGATGACCGCGAAAGAGATTGCCAAGGCGGCGCTCGAGATCGCTGCTGACATTTGCATTTATACGAACGGCCATATTATTGTCGAAGAGCTGTAA
- the dprA gene encoding DNA-processing protein DprA — MYDTVRDRLIHLHHCRGAGWKTIHSLLKADPTLTAPFSLPPHDLRPLVPLSDAQWTAFFHDLHSIDVQRVIKTYKGRCIRVITVFDSDYPPLLKYIYAPPWVLYAKGDSALLQERKLISIVGTRRPTKEGIEALNKLVPPLVAAGFTIVSGLAFGIDVCAHQLAVQHGGSTIAVIAGGLDHIYPKEHRPFATRLMNEQLVIAEHPPATRPQAWQFPARNRIISGLSLGTLVVQAKRKSGSLITAAYALEQGREVFAVPGPIGLAESAGPNTLIQHGAKLVQEAADILDEFPYV; from the coding sequence ATGTACGATACGGTCCGCGACCGACTTATCCATCTCCATCATTGCCGCGGGGCGGGATGGAAGACGATTCATTCCTTGCTTAAGGCTGATCCGACGCTCACCGCTCCATTTTCTCTGCCTCCTCATGATCTCCGCCCGCTCGTTCCGCTTTCCGACGCTCAATGGACCGCTTTTTTTCATGATTTGCATTCCATCGATGTGCAACGTGTGATAAAAACATATAAGGGCCGGTGCATTCGTGTGATCACTGTATTTGATTCCGACTATCCACCGCTGCTTAAATATATATACGCCCCGCCGTGGGTGCTGTATGCAAAGGGGGACTCCGCTTTGCTTCAGGAGCGGAAACTGATCAGCATCGTTGGCACGAGGCGGCCGACGAAGGAAGGAATCGAAGCGTTGAACAAATTGGTGCCGCCGCTTGTTGCCGCCGGCTTTACGATCGTCAGCGGGCTCGCGTTTGGGATTGACGTGTGCGCCCACCAACTCGCCGTCCAGCATGGCGGGTCGACGATCGCCGTCATCGCCGGTGGGCTGGACCACATTTATCCGAAAGAACATCGACCGTTCGCCACCCGGCTGATGAACGAACAGTTGGTCATCGCTGAGCATCCGCCGGCAACGCGCCCACAGGCATGGCAGTTTCCCGCGCGCAATCGCATCATCAGCGGGCTGTCGCTCGGCACGCTTGTCGTGCAGGCGAAGCGAAAAAGCGGTTCGCTCATTACCGCCGCGTATGCGCTTGAGCAAGGGCGGGAAGTGTTCGCCGTCCCCGGCCCGATCGGTTTGGCGGAATCCGCCGGGCCGAATACGCTCATTCAGCACGGGGCAAAACTAGTGCAAGAAGCGGCGGACATTTTGGATGAATTCCCGTACGTGTAA
- the codY gene encoding GTP-sensing pleiotropic transcriptional regulator CodY, translated as MNLLEKTRKINAMLQKAAGRPVNFKEMAETLCEVIEANVFVVSRRGKLLGFAIKQSIENERMKRMLEERQFPEEYTKNLFNITETSPNIDINSEYTAFPVENRDLFKTGLTTIVPINGGGERLGTLILSRLDREFDNDDLILAEYGATVVGMEILREKAEEIEEEARSKAVVQMAISSLSYSELEAIEHIFEELDGTEGLLVASKIADRVGITRSVIVNALRKLESAGVIESRSLGMKGTYIKVLNDKFLSELEKLKSS; from the coding sequence ATGAACTTGCTAGAGAAAACGCGGAAAATCAACGCCATGTTGCAAAAGGCGGCCGGGCGGCCGGTCAATTTTAAAGAAATGGCAGAAACGCTTTGCGAAGTGATTGAAGCCAATGTGTTTGTCGTCAGCCGCCGCGGCAAACTGCTTGGATTCGCCATTAAACAATCGATTGAAAACGAACGGATGAAGCGAATGCTGGAGGAGCGCCAGTTTCCGGAAGAATACACGAAAAACTTGTTCAACATTACGGAAACGTCTCCTAATATTGATATTAATAGCGAATATACGGCGTTTCCAGTGGAAAATCGTGACTTGTTCAAAACCGGCTTGACGACGATTGTTCCGATCAACGGCGGAGGCGAGCGGCTCGGCACGCTCATTTTATCGCGCCTTGACCGCGAGTTTGACAATGACGATCTCATTTTGGCTGAATACGGTGCGACGGTCGTCGGCATGGAAATTCTGCGTGAAAAGGCGGAAGAAATTGAAGAGGAAGCGCGCAGCAAGGCGGTCGTGCAAATGGCGATCAGCTCCCTTTCTTACAGCGAGCTTGAGGCGATCGAACACATTTTTGAGGAGCTTGACGGAACGGAAGGACTGCTTGTCGCGAGCAAAATCGCCGACCGCGTCGGCATCACCCGCTCGGTCATTGTCAATGCTCTGCGCAAACTAGAAAGCGCCGGCGTGATCGAATCGCGTTCACTCGGCATGAAAGGAACGTACATTAAAGTATTGAACGACAAGTTTTTAAGCGAACTTGAAAAATTGAAATCGAGCTGA
- the fliE gene encoding flagellar hook-basal body complex protein FliE, with amino-acid sequence MIDGASRIGLTMSSAVSPPAKPAEAQKQFAAFFKEALNRVNEAQIQADALTEKLVRGENVQLHDVMIAAQKASITLQLTLEIRNKAIEAYQEMMRMPL; translated from the coding sequence ATGATTGATGGAGCAAGCCGCATTGGGCTGACGATGTCTTCCGCCGTTTCGCCCCCAGCGAAGCCGGCTGAGGCGCAAAAGCAATTCGCCGCATTTTTCAAAGAGGCGCTCAACCGCGTGAACGAAGCGCAAATTCAAGCCGATGCGCTGACGGAAAAGCTCGTTCGCGGGGAGAACGTTCAGTTGCATGATGTGATGATCGCCGCGCAAAAAGCGAGCATCACGCTGCAGCTGACGCTGGAGATCCGCAACAAAGCGATCGAGGCGTATCAAGAAATGATGCGCATGCCATTGTAG
- the flgC gene encoding flagellar basal body rod protein FlgC, with amino-acid sequence MSLFQSLNISASALTAQRLRMDVIASNIANVDTTRARLVNGEWEPYRRKMVIIEPRSGSFSGYLQAALGRADAVDGGVRVREIVDDPAPFKLVYDPNHPDAGADGYVRLPNVDPLKEMVDLIGATRSYEANVTVLNASKGMLMKALEIGK; translated from the coding sequence GTGTCTTTGTTTCAAAGTCTAAACATTTCGGCTTCGGCGTTGACCGCCCAACGGTTGCGCATGGACGTGATCGCCTCCAACATCGCTAACGTCGATACGACGCGCGCCCGCCTTGTCAACGGCGAATGGGAGCCGTACCGCCGCAAAATGGTCATCATTGAACCGCGCAGCGGGTCGTTTTCGGGCTATTTGCAGGCTGCGCTCGGCCGTGCCGACGCGGTGGACGGCGGAGTGCGGGTGCGCGAAATTGTCGATGATCCGGCGCCGTTTAAACTCGTCTACGACCCGAATCACCCGGATGCGGGCGCCGACGGCTATGTGCGTCTGCCAAACGTCGACCCGCTGAAAGAAATGGTGGACTTGATCGGGGCGACGCGTTCGTATGAGGCGAACGTTACGGTGTTGAATGCTTCAAAAGGAATGCTCATGAAGGCGCTCGAGATCGGGAAATAG